Proteins from a single region of candidate division WOR-3 bacterium:
- a CDS encoding DUF2089 domain-containing protein has translation MKKNILTRCPVCNSELKIKRYYCPECKTEIEGDFYFSPILNLSSSDLEFLILFLKTRGNLSELAKVMGVSYPTVRTRFEEFLKNIGIESEKEEKNKISEILDSLYKGEISFEEAIERIKGK, from the coding sequence ATGAAGAAAAATATACTTACAAGGTGTCCTGTATGTAATTCAGAATTGAAAATAAAAAGATATTACTGTCCTGAATGTAAAACCGAAATAGAGGGAGATTTTTATTTTTCGCCTATACTTAATCTCAGTTCCAGTGATTTAGAATTTTTGATTTTATTTTTAAAAACAAGGGGGAATCTATCGGAACTCGCAAAAGTAATGGGTGTATCTTATCCCACTGTAAGGACAAGATTTGAAGAGTTCCTGAAAAATATAGGAATTGAAAGTGAAAAGGAAGAAAAAAATAAGATATCAGAAATTCTTGATAGTCTTTATAAAGGTGAAATAAGTTTTGAGGAAGCTATTGAGAGGATAAAAGGAAAATAA
- a CDS encoding DUF5668 domain-containing protein — protein sequence MKSAFILIFIGFLIWFLNLGYLSFFKWSRDWPLIIVFVGIYMIISSLRKRNRIKKSKRRKVLEILERLEKGEINVDEAKKEIEDL from the coding sequence ATGAAAAGTGCTTTTATACTGATTTTCATAGGATTTTTAATATGGTTTTTAAATCTTGGTTATTTATCTTTTTTTAAATGGTCAAGGGATTGGCCTCTTATAATAGTTTTTGTGGGAATTTATATGATAATTTCCTCTCTTAGAAAAAGAAATAGAATAAAAAAGTCAAAAAGAAGAAAAGTTTTAGAAATTCTTGAAAGATTGGAAAAGGGAGAAATAAATGTTGATGAAGCAAAAAAGGAAATTGAAGATTTATGA